In the genome of Amaranthus tricolor cultivar Red isolate AtriRed21 chromosome 15, ASM2621246v1, whole genome shotgun sequence, one region contains:
- the LOC130801852 gene encoding alpha-1,4 glucan phosphorylase L isozyme, chloroplastic/amyloplastic, whose amino-acid sequence MAALPLSTPSTCSCCYCCYSSSASISRLVEFNNFRFGNGYNNSRKLLFSSMKKPLIARKCLMVRNVFSESKPQLEESVVDQVLLPGPPSILNPSSIDSSSIASSITYHAEFTPLFSPHEFSLPKAFYAAAQSVRDSLIINWNATYDHYEKMNVKQAYYLSMEFLQGRALLNAIGNLELTDAYGDALKKLGHNLEAVACQERDAALGNGGLGRLASCFLDSLATLNYPAWGYGLRYKYGLFKQMITKDGQEEVAENWLEIANPWEIVRNDVSYPIKFYGKVVIGSDGRSHWIGGEDIKAVAYDVPIPGYQTKTTISLRLWSTTVPSEEFDLSAFNAGEHTKANEALANAEMICSILYPGDESRQGKVLRLKQQYTLCSASLQDIISQFERRSGENVKWEEFPEKVAVQMNDTHPTLCIPELMRILIDVKELDWKEAWNITQRTVAYTNHTVLPEALEKWSFELMQTLLPRHVEIIEKIDEELVNTIISEYGSDNPELLMEKLNEMRILENFDLPSSVASLIKEKITCQEEEDEGIEITEVQDELDAVEECEEDVEEKEVVKLVPKPSKMVRMANLCIVGGHAVNGVAEIHSQIVKEQVFRDFYELWPEKFQNKTNGVTPRRWIRFCNPDLSRILTKWIGSEDWVLNTERLADLRKFADNIDLHSEWMEAKRINKQKVVSLLKERTGYTVSPDAMFDIQIKRIHEYKRQLLNILGIVYRYKKMKEMSAVEREAKYVPRVCIFGGKAFATYVQAKRIVKFITDVGATINNDPEIGDLLKVVFVPDYNVSVAELLIPASELSQHISTAGMEASGTSNMKFAMNGCILIGTLDGANVEIREEVGEDNFFLFGARAHEIAELRKERAEGKFVPDPRFEEVKEYVRSGIFGSQNYDELLWSLEGDEGFGRGDYFLVGKDFPSYIECQEKVDEAYRDQRRWTTMSILNTAGSFKFSSDRTIHEYAKDIWNIQPVKLP is encoded by the exons ATGGCGGCATTACCATTATCGACTCCTTCAACCTGTTCTTGCTGCTACTGTTGCTATTCCTCTTCCGCTTCCATTTCTCGACTTGTTGAATTCAATAATTTCAGATTCGGAAATGGCTACAATAATTCCAGGAAGTTGTTGTTTTCTTCCATGAAAAAACCCTTAATTGCTAGAAAATGTCTTATGGTTCGGAATGTTTTCAGTGAATCTAAGCCTCAATTGGAGGAGTCTGTCGTCGACCAAG TCCTCCTTCCAGGTCCTCCAAGCATTTTGAACCCATCAAGTATAGATTCCTCTTCAATAGCTTCAAGTATCACATACCATGCAGAATTCACCCCATTGTTCTCTCCACATGAGTTTTCTCTTCCTAAAGCTTTTTACGCTGCTGCACAAAGTGTTAGGGATTCACTTATTATCAACTGGAATGCTACTTATGACCATTATGAGAAGATGAACGTGAAACAAGCTTACTATTTGTCAATGGAATTTCTTCAG GGGAGAGCATTGTTGAATGCAATTGGGAATTTAGAACTTACTGATGCTTATGGAGACGCTTTGAAAAAGCTCGGACACAATCTTGAAGCTGTTGCTTGTCAG GAAAGAGATGCTGCACTTGGAAATGGCGGTCTTGGGAGGCTTGCTTCTTGCTTTCTTGACTCTTTAGCTACATTAAATTATCCTGCATGGGGTTATGGACTAAGATACAAGTATGGATTATTTAAACAAATGATAACCAAGGATGGTCAAGAGGAAGTTGCTGAGAATTGGCTTGAG ATTGCTAATCCATGGGAAATTGTGAGAAATGATGTTTCCTATCCGATCAAGTTTTATGGAAAGGTTGTTATTGGCTCGGATGGTAGAAGTCATTGGATTGGGGGAGAGGATATTAAGGCTGTTGCTTATGATGTTCCGATTCCTGGGTATCAAACCAAAACCACCATCAGTCTTCGACTGTGGTCTACCACAGTACCTTCAGAAGAATTTGACCTATCTGCTTTTAATGCTGGGGAACACACCAAAGCAAATGAAGCTCTTGCAAACGCAGAAATG ATCTGTAGCATACTATACCCTGGCGATGAGTCAAGGCAAGGAAAGGTTCTTCGTCTAAAGCAACAATACACCCTATGTTCGGCTTCTTTGCAAGACATCATTTCACAGTTTGAAAGGAGATCAGGGGAAAATGTAAAATGGGAAGAATTTCCAGAAAAAGTAGCAGTGCAGATGAATGACACTCATCCGACATTGTGTATACCAGAATTAATGAGGATACTAATTGATGTCAAAGAACTTGACTGGAAAGAAGCTTGGAATATTACTCAAAG AACTGTGGCATATACAAATCATACTGTTCTGCCGGAGGCTTTAGAGAAGTGGAGTTTTGAACTTATGCAAACCTTGCTTCCTCGACATGTTGAGATCATTGAGAAAATAGATGAGGAG CTAGTTAATACCATAATTTCTGAATATGGTAGTGATAATCCTGAATTACTGAtggaaaaattaaatgaaatgagGATACTGGAGAACTTTGATCTTCCAAGTTCAGTGGCAAGTTTGATTAAAGAAAAGATAACATGCCAAGAGGAAGAGGATGAAGGAATTGAAATTACCGAGGTACAGGATGAACTGGATGCTGTAGAGGAATGTGAAGAAGATGTTGAGGAGAAGGAAGTGGTAAAGCTAGTTCCAAAACCCTCAAAAATGGTGAGGATGGCTAACTTGTGTATAGTAGGGGGTCACGCTGTGAATGGGGTTGCGGAAATTCACAGCCAAATAGTCAAGGAACAAGTTTTCCGTGATTTCTATGAG TTGTGGCCAGAGAAGTTTCAGAATAAAACAAATGGAGTAACACCTAGAAGATGGATCCGGTTCTGCAATCCGGATTTAAGCAGAATTTTAACAAAATGGATTGGGTCAGAAGACTGGGTTCTGAACACTGAGAGACTTGCTGACCTACGCAAG TTCGCAGATAACATAGATCTTCATTCTGAATGGATGGAAGCAAAAAGGATCAACAAACAAAAGGTTGTTTCTCTTCTTAAAGAAAGAACAGGTTACACAGTGAGCCCAGATGCAATGTTTGATATACAG ATCAAGCGTATTCATGAATACAAGCGACAGCTCCTGAATATATTGGGAATTGTATACCGCTAcaagaaaatgaaagaaatgagTGCAGTGGAAAGAGAAGCCAAATATGTTCCAAGAGTTTGTATATTTGGAGGAAAGGCTTTTGCCACATATGTGCAGGCTAAAAGAATAGTGAAATTTATCACTGATGTAGGTGCTACAATCAACAATGATCCTGAAATTGGTGATCTGTTGAAG gtTGTGTTTGTCCCTGATTACAATGTTAGTGTTGCAGAATTACTGATCCCTGCCAGTGAGCTTTCGCAGCATATAAG CACTGCTGGGATGGAGGCTAGTGGAACTAGCAATATGAAGTTTGCAATGAATGGCTGCATCTTAATTGGGACTCTGGATGGTGCGAATGTTGAGATAAGAGAGGAAGTTGGAGAAGACAACTTCTTTCTGTTTGGTGCTCGAGCACATGAGATTGCTGAGTTGAGGAAGGAACGAGCCGAGGGCAAG TTTGTGCCGGACCCACGTTTTGAAGAAGTGAAGGAGTATGTTCGAAGTGGTATCTTTGGTTCACAGAATTACGATGAACTGCTTTGGTCTTTGGAAGgagatgaaggatttggccGTGGCGATTACTTCCTTGTCGGCAAAGACTTCCCTAGTTATATAGAATGCCAAGAAAAGGTCGACGAGGCATATAGAGATCAAAGG AGATGGACAACAATGTCGATCCTGAATACAGCTGGTTCATTCAAGTTCAGCAGTGACCGAACCATCCATGAATATGCTAAGGATATTTGGAATATTCAGCCAGTTAAACTGCCATGA